The Faecalibacterium prausnitzii genome includes a window with the following:
- a CDS encoding response regulator — protein MMIRLLIADDERLEREALVEMVSRRFEHEVVLETAENGRKAADTAILWEADLILMDIEMPGMSGLDAARAVLAQRPGCRVVFVTAYSLFQYAHEAVHLGACDYLLKPVDPDELEASIRRAIRQIETERKLEALAPVQPEPEAPTAPEAPAPAHPESENQQTALVMAHVRRYLEDNYMFDISLDSVGEILHISPAYLSAQFKKYQKMNFLDCLTELRINAAKELLNDPFRSSAEVASMVGYEDASYFARAFKKRTGVTPTQYRKQAAKAAKDQQEAAL, from the coding sequence ATGATGATTCGCCTATTGATTGCGGATGACGAGCGGCTGGAGCGGGAAGCGCTTGTGGAAATGGTGTCCCGGCGCTTTGAGCATGAGGTGGTGCTGGAGACCGCCGAGAATGGCCGCAAGGCTGCTGATACCGCCATCCTGTGGGAAGCGGACCTCATTTTGATGGACATCGAGATGCCGGGTATGAGCGGTCTGGATGCTGCCCGCGCTGTGCTGGCCCAGCGGCCCGGCTGCCGGGTCGTCTTCGTCACGGCCTACAGCCTGTTCCAGTACGCCCACGAGGCGGTGCATCTGGGGGCCTGCGATTATCTGCTGAAACCGGTGGACCCGGACGAGCTGGAAGCCTCCATCCGCCGGGCCATCCGGCAGATCGAAACGGAGCGGAAGCTGGAAGCGCTGGCCCCGGTGCAGCCGGAGCCGGAAGCTCCCACCGCCCCGGAGGCTCCGGCACCCGCCCACCCGGAAAGTGAGAACCAGCAGACCGCCCTTGTAATGGCCCACGTGCGGCGGTATCTGGAAGACAACTATATGTTTGACATCTCGCTGGACAGCGTGGGGGAGATCCTGCACATCAGCCCCGCCTACCTGTCGGCCCAGTTCAAGAAATACCAGAAGATGAACTTCCTGGACTGCCTGACGGAGCTGCGCATCAACGCCGCCAAGGAGCTGCTGAACGACCCCTTCCGCTCCTCGGCGGAGGTGGCCTCTATGGTAGGCTATGAGGACGCCAGCTACTTTGCCCGTGCCTTCAAAAAGCGCACAGGCGTCACCCCCACTCAATACCGGAAACAGGCCGCCAAGGCCGCCAAAGACCAGCAGGAGGCGGCACTGTGA
- a CDS encoding sensor histidine kinase — translation MHRQSTLKQRMVLCLTAFFAALAVQIVLSFYQSGTVLRELDDQMGNFNAISRFQNGVERSLTALDDYRWEYGDTDALLAELDSAFSVTNAWLWRINGSLDTVSEEQYLLYSAVCTTYDSYTALVEELRAEIAAGQDAAAAQLYYEKVSPCGSYLRQYAQQLLNTAISDAQSTYTTVSALSSRVKWAQTVVVGLCLVLGLVMAWSLMRLLTPVQEMIGASQAIIRGELETPDIPVPRQDEVGQLTDAFNHMKHSMAQQVNTLREKNEMEQALHQQETQALELQNRMERSRMQQLRSQIDPHFLFNTLNVILQTAGQEKAYRTQALITALSHLLRYSLMSNDEQVPLAREVRIVDEYYSIYHVRFGDRVKMRWCISDSIDLTETMVPSFILQPIVENAFKHGIAPKEEGGAVRIRITPLREQGLLRISVCDNGLGIEPEQLARLQAGLAAPGDRWEHIGVYNVAARLRLLDKRCRFEVRSHPGRGTAVSLYLPLVELTEEEDLDDDSPIDCG, via the coding sequence TTGCATCGACAAAGTACGCTGAAGCAGCGGATGGTGCTGTGTCTGACGGCATTTTTTGCCGCGCTGGCGGTTCAGATCGTTCTGAGCTTTTACCAGTCCGGCACGGTGCTGCGGGAGCTGGACGACCAGATGGGCAACTTCAATGCCATCAGTCGCTTTCAGAACGGGGTGGAGCGCAGCCTTACGGCGTTGGACGACTACCGCTGGGAGTACGGCGACACCGATGCGCTGCTGGCAGAGCTGGACAGTGCCTTTTCCGTTACCAATGCGTGGCTGTGGCGCATCAACGGCAGCCTGGACACGGTGAGTGAGGAGCAGTACCTGCTGTACAGTGCCGTCTGCACCACCTATGACAGCTACACCGCCCTTGTGGAGGAGCTGCGGGCTGAGATCGCCGCCGGGCAGGACGCTGCGGCGGCCCAGCTCTACTACGAAAAAGTCTCGCCCTGCGGCAGCTATCTGCGGCAGTACGCCCAGCAGCTGCTGAACACCGCCATCTCCGACGCACAGAGCACCTACACCACGGTGTCGGCCCTCAGCAGCCGGGTCAAGTGGGCCCAGACGGTGGTGGTGGGGCTGTGCCTTGTGCTGGGTCTGGTGATGGCATGGTCCCTCATGCGGCTGCTGACCCCGGTGCAGGAGATGATCGGGGCATCGCAGGCCATCATCCGGGGGGAGCTGGAGACCCCGGACATCCCGGTGCCCCGGCAGGATGAGGTGGGCCAGCTGACGGACGCCTTCAACCACATGAAGCACTCCATGGCCCAGCAGGTGAACACCCTGCGGGAGAAAAACGAGATGGAACAGGCCCTGCACCAGCAGGAGACCCAGGCTCTGGAGCTGCAGAACCGCATGGAGCGCAGCCGGATGCAGCAATTGCGCAGTCAGATCGACCCGCATTTCCTGTTCAACACCCTGAACGTCATATTGCAGACGGCAGGGCAGGAAAAGGCCTACCGCACCCAGGCGCTGATTACGGCCCTGAGCCACCTGCTGCGGTACAGCCTGATGAGCAACGATGAGCAGGTGCCGCTGGCCCGCGAGGTGCGGATCGTGGATGAATACTACTCCATCTATCACGTCCGCTTTGGTGACCGTGTAAAGATGCGGTGGTGCATCTCGGATTCCATTGACCTGACCGAGACGATGGTGCCCTCGTTTATTTTGCAGCCCATTGTAGAAAATGCGTTTAAGCATGGGATTGCCCCCAAGGAAGAGGGCGGTGCAGTGCGCATCCGCATTACGCCGCTGCGGGAGCAGGGGCTGCTGCGGATCAGCGTGTGTGACAATGGTCTGGGCATTGAACCGGAACAGCTGGCCCGGCTGCAGGCGGGGCTGGCGGCCCCCGGCGACCGGTGGGAACACATTGGTGTGTATAACGTGGCGGCACGTCTGCGGCTGCTGGACAAGCGCTGCCGGTTCGAGGTGCGCTCACACCCAGGGCGGGGCACGGCGGTGAGCCTGTATCTGCCCCTTGTGGAATTGACAGAAGAGGAGGACTTGGATGATGATTCGCCTATTGATTGCGGATGA
- a CDS encoding YcxB family protein: MSQPITTSVTMDAESFQKFRSFDLFHHQKRWQRPLLFAAILLGSSGICLSQVGVREGASLLAVVLAIVALGLPAVYFYTFFRDLRTTIQKLGLPRPFYRLQLDDAGLSVWMAGEQDKPQPSHQYSWQDLHVAYRTPDAVYLYVQQTQAYLVNGEERDAVWDCLKTHLPASRLRDLR; this comes from the coding sequence ATGTCGCAGCCCATTACGACCTCTGTCACCATGGACGCCGAATCGTTCCAGAAATTCCGTTCCTTCGACCTGTTCCACCACCAAAAGCGCTGGCAGCGGCCCCTGTTGTTCGCCGCCATCCTGCTGGGGTCCTCCGGCATCTGCCTGTCGCAGGTGGGAGTGCGGGAGGGGGCTTCCCTGCTGGCGGTAGTGCTGGCTATAGTGGCGCTGGGGCTCCCGGCAGTGTACTTTTACACCTTCTTCCGGGATCTGCGCACCACGATCCAGAAGCTGGGCCTCCCCCGGCCCTTCTACCGCCTCCAGCTGGACGATGCAGGCCTTTCCGTCTGGATGGCCGGAGAACAGGACAAGCCCCAGCCCAGCCACCAGTACTCATGGCAGGACCTTCACGTAGCCTACCGCACCCCGGACGCCGTGTACCTTTACGTCCAGCAGACCCAAGCCTACCTTGTCAACGGTGAGGAGCGGGACGCAGTGTGGGACTGCCTGAAGACACATCTCCCCGCCTCCCGGCTGCGGGATCTGCGGTAA
- a CDS encoding C69 family dipeptidase, translated as MSLKKKIAAAFIACAMTLAVVPSAFACTALYVGSDLTEDGTTMFGRIEDLGTNDYNKLFNISPAGKHTAGEVYEGCYGFTYTFTHDSYRYTARRDDNGLGVCPDCDSTHEHTPYEEAGTNEKGVMVSATESLYGTDAVLSVDPYVDNGIEEAEITTVLLSEASTAREGVALLTSIYDNAGAAGGSGVFIADQNETWFVENLTGHTYLALKLSSSVVFMQPNIAAMGKIDLDDTDHVVASANLISVAQKAGTFVGDAAANVIDLDASYNGDIASDRMAAGLNYLYGTDTFTKDNYSETDFAISNVGENGAIVPVYSNIQLTKKFSVEDSIHFFQTEPIGKTGNVETHLFQVSATGDLNTAITEWTAFDDDVYNAFVPYYPMLTTDTADVYKVSVHKVTRSDEQPTEGVWYQDAKGRYYTYPDDWTDSFYGVRDALSNLLTYGSNGNQVTAKDRAAAKASYAALQQEIMADYADMKAAVAAADTLEAKQAAATNASNAMSQKVYNTTLKMYNKLQAKTAARAWVSSLLL; from the coding sequence ATGTCTTTGAAGAAGAAAATTGCTGCGGCTTTCATCGCCTGTGCGATGACGCTTGCCGTGGTTCCTTCCGCCTTCGCCTGCACGGCACTCTATGTCGGCAGCGACCTCACCGAGGATGGCACCACCATGTTTGGCCGGATCGAGGATCTGGGCACCAACGATTACAACAAGCTGTTCAACATCAGCCCCGCCGGGAAGCACACCGCGGGCGAGGTGTACGAGGGCTGCTACGGCTTTACCTACACCTTCACCCACGACAGCTACCGCTACACCGCCCGCCGGGACGACAACGGTCTGGGTGTCTGCCCGGACTGCGACAGCACCCACGAGCACACCCCCTATGAGGAGGCTGGCACCAACGAGAAGGGCGTCATGGTCTCTGCCACCGAGTCTCTCTACGGCACCGACGCCGTGCTGAGCGTAGACCCCTATGTGGACAACGGCATTGAGGAAGCCGAGATCACCACGGTGCTGCTGAGCGAAGCTTCCACGGCCCGCGAGGGTGTTGCCCTGCTGACCTCCATCTACGACAACGCCGGTGCAGCCGGCGGCTCCGGCGTGTTCATTGCCGACCAGAACGAGACCTGGTTCGTGGAGAACCTGACGGGCCACACCTACCTTGCCCTGAAGCTCTCCTCCAGCGTGGTCTTCATGCAGCCCAACATCGCCGCTATGGGCAAGATCGATCTGGATGACACCGACCATGTGGTGGCCTCTGCCAACCTGATCTCCGTGGCCCAGAAGGCCGGTACCTTTGTGGGCGACGCCGCTGCCAATGTCATCGATCTGGATGCCTCCTACAACGGCGACATCGCATCGGATCGCATGGCAGCCGGCCTGAACTACCTGTACGGCACCGACACCTTTACGAAGGACAACTACAGCGAGACCGACTTTGCTATCAGCAACGTTGGCGAGAACGGTGCCATCGTCCCGGTCTACTCCAACATCCAGCTGACCAAGAAGTTCTCGGTGGAGGATTCCATCCACTTCTTTCAGACGGAGCCCATCGGCAAGACGGGCAATGTGGAGACCCATTTGTTCCAGGTGAGCGCCACCGGCGATCTGAACACCGCCATTACCGAGTGGACCGCTTTTGACGACGACGTGTACAACGCCTTCGTCCCTTACTATCCGATGCTGACCACCGACACCGCAGATGTCTACAAGGTCTCGGTCCATAAGGTCACCCGTTCCGACGAGCAGCCCACCGAGGGCGTCTGGTATCAGGATGCCAAGGGCCGCTACTATACCTACCCGGACGACTGGACCGACTCCTTCTACGGCGTGCGTGACGCCCTCTCCAACCTGCTGACCTACGGCAGCAATGGCAACCAGGTCACCGCAAAAGATCGGGCTGCAGCCAAGGCCAGCTACGCCGCGCTCCAGCAGGAGATCATGGCCGACTACGCCGATATGAAGGCCGCCGTTGCCGCCGCCGACACGCTTGAGGCCAAGCAGGCTGCCGCCACCAACGCCAGCAATGCCATGAGCCAGAAGGTGTACAACACCACCCTGAAGATGTACAATAAGCTCCAGGCCAAGACGGCCGCCCGGGCATGGGTCAGCTCTCTGCTGCTCTGA
- a CDS encoding plasmid pRiA4b ORF-3 family protein has product MRIQYTLKVYPAGLGRSVYRTITICGTDTLDQLCMAILSAFDFTAEHLYEFCMDNKMYSEDCYRFNPMEDDLFDEDDAEGTDIALDELGLVEGQKFSLHYDFGDDWMFAIRVMKIEEIKRHRKPMLLSSKGSVEQYPEGEE; this is encoded by the coding sequence ATGAGGATACAGTATACATTAAAGGTTTATCCGGCAGGGCTTGGGCGCAGCGTATACAGAACGATAACCATCTGTGGTACGGATACACTGGATCAGCTCTGCATGGCGATTTTGAGTGCATTTGATTTTACGGCAGAGCATCTGTATGAATTTTGTATGGACAACAAGATGTACAGCGAAGACTGCTACCGATTCAATCCGATGGAAGATGACCTGTTTGACGAGGATGATGCAGAGGGAACCGATATTGCATTGGATGAACTGGGGCTGGTCGAAGGACAGAAATTCTCGCTCCATTATGACTTTGGAGATGATTGGATGTTTGCCATCCGTGTGATGAAAATAGAAGAAATAAAAAGACATCGCAAGCCGATGCTGCTCAGTTCAAAAGGAAGCGTTGAGCAGTACCCGGAGGGAGAAGAATGA
- a CDS encoding translation initiation factor 2: protein MKGIHKVVVGTKYLKYEFELRRNLTIIRGDSATGKTTLVDMIRTHMNDGESGPVTLNCDKGCYVVEGRLWKGQLDNIQDSIVFIDEGNEFVKTKDFARAIQQTDNYYVIVTREGLPALPYSVEEVYGIRTSGKYGALKQSYHSFYRIYPDSTTENIKPEKILTEDSNSGYQFFDAVCAEHQMQCDTANGKSNVFSYLKAHKDEKILVIADGAAFGPEMDRVLQLVLTRENLELYLPESFEWLVLSSGILKDTEVAQILQTPSDCIDSKEYFSWERYFTALLTEKTAGTYLNYTKKALNEAYLRDGVKNAILGQMQKVELK, encoded by the coding sequence ATGAAAGGCATTCATAAAGTGGTCGTTGGCACAAAGTACCTGAAATATGAATTTGAACTGCGACGCAACCTGACCATTATTCGCGGGGATAGTGCAACGGGAAAAACGACCCTTGTGGATATGATTCGCACCCATATGAACGATGGAGAGAGTGGGCCGGTCACTCTGAATTGTGATAAAGGTTGCTATGTGGTAGAAGGACGCCTTTGGAAGGGACAACTTGACAATATTCAGGACAGCATTGTTTTTATCGACGAAGGAAATGAGTTTGTCAAGACCAAAGATTTTGCACGTGCGATTCAGCAGACCGACAACTATTACGTCATCGTGACCAGAGAGGGTTTGCCGGCCTTGCCATACAGTGTGGAAGAGGTGTACGGAATCCGGACCTCTGGAAAGTATGGGGCACTGAAACAGAGTTATCATTCGTTCTATCGAATCTACCCGGATAGTACGACTGAGAATATTAAGCCGGAGAAGATCCTGACGGAGGACAGCAATTCGGGTTATCAGTTTTTTGACGCGGTCTGTGCAGAGCATCAAATGCAGTGTGATACTGCAAATGGAAAGTCAAATGTGTTTTCCTATTTGAAGGCGCATAAGGATGAAAAGATTCTGGTGATTGCAGATGGCGCTGCCTTTGGCCCGGAAATGGATAGGGTGTTGCAGTTGGTGCTGACAAGAGAGAATCTGGAACTCTATTTGCCAGAATCTTTTGAATGGTTAGTACTTTCTTCTGGGATCCTGAAAGATACGGAGGTTGCACAGATTTTGCAGACACCGTCTGACTGCATCGACAGCAAGGAATATTTTAGCTGGGAGCGTTACTTTACGGCGCTTCTGACGGAGAAAACGGCGGGAACATATCTGAATTATACCAAGAAAGCGCTGAATGAGGCCTATCTGAGGGATGGTGTGAAAAACGCGATTTTGGGACAGATGCAGAAAGTCGAATTGAAATAA
- a CDS encoding DUF4869 domain-containing protein: protein MLNIFYGDMKEAVYNTASCFKYDYEEDWIVDPMVKEMIQDVDKSTVIDSGVIDSPVLGKIPPIGLSGGVKTLILVKFEPEKVFNVSTCGDNCAKWLLKIAEQENRTVNLRHLMDFGKKPFTIKVLNTNQIVHSMEELILAAGEFV, encoded by the coding sequence ATGCTGAACATTTTTTACGGTGATATGAAGGAAGCGGTGTACAATACGGCTTCTTGTTTCAAATACGATTACGAGGAAGACTGGATCGTTGACCCGATGGTCAAGGAAATGATTCAGGATGTGGATAAGTCTACCGTTATCGACAGTGGTGTAATTGACAGCCCGGTCTTGGGTAAAATTCCACCGATTGGTTTGTCTGGTGGCGTAAAGACACTGATTTTGGTAAAGTTTGAGCCAGAGAAAGTGTTCAATGTATCGACTTGTGGTGACAACTGTGCAAAGTGGCTGCTCAAAATTGCAGAGCAGGAGAATCGCACGGTGAATTTGCGTCACCTGATGGATTTTGGCAAAAAGCCGTTTACAATAAAAGTGCTGAATACGAATCAAATCGTTCACAGTATGGAAGAGCTGATTTTGGCCGCAGGTGAGTTTGTGTAA
- a CDS encoding MATE family efflux transporter: MAAQKQRFKLVTDKKFYKRVLSIMLPVALQQAINMGVNMLDTIMLGQFGEVQISASSLANQYYNFFTIFCMGIIGGSSVLAAQYWGAREVEKVRQTFNMALRMALTLASVFAVLTWCFPAQIMGIYTSEAHVVEQGVRYLRITTFVFIIHGTSLVAAQLMRSVGQAQLGLIVSCVSFVVNLIANYAFIFGKFGAPRMEIAGAALGTLLARTSEFLVTFGYILFKDKELGLRIKHLLHMPGEEFFSNYLRLGLPVLVSDGLLGLGGNIVSIILGHMGAAVVAANAICQVIDRLFTVVIQGISNASSIVTGHTLGEGSREKAMQQGYTFYVLSIFFGLIAAVMVLACGPLTIAMYTLNDETILMTEEMMGAYAVIVFFQCIQSVMTKGVLRGGGDTKFLMKADILFMWLVSIQLGGVGGLLLGWPAWLTILALRVDYVIKSVWCISRLKSGKWIHTADGIAEEEPEKVTG, translated from the coding sequence GTGGCCGCGCAGAAACAAAGGTTCAAGCTGGTGACCGACAAAAAATTCTATAAACGGGTGCTCAGCATCATGCTGCCGGTGGCGCTGCAGCAAGCCATCAATATGGGCGTCAACATGCTGGACACCATCATGCTGGGGCAGTTCGGCGAAGTGCAGATCTCGGCATCCAGTCTGGCAAACCAGTATTACAATTTCTTTACCATCTTCTGCATGGGCATCATCGGCGGCAGCAGCGTGCTTGCCGCGCAGTACTGGGGTGCCCGTGAGGTGGAGAAGGTACGTCAGACCTTCAATATGGCGCTGCGGATGGCGCTTACGCTGGCCTCCGTCTTTGCCGTTCTGACATGGTGCTTCCCCGCCCAGATCATGGGCATCTATACCTCAGAGGCTCATGTCGTGGAACAGGGCGTGCGGTACCTGCGGATCACGACCTTTGTCTTTATCATCCACGGCACCAGCCTTGTGGCTGCCCAGTTGATGCGTTCGGTCGGGCAGGCGCAGCTTGGCCTGATCGTCAGTTGCGTGTCCTTCGTGGTCAACCTGATCGCCAACTATGCCTTCATCTTCGGCAAATTCGGTGCTCCCCGGATGGAAATCGCCGGTGCCGCACTGGGCACCCTGCTGGCCCGCACGTCGGAGTTCCTCGTCACCTTCGGTTACATCCTCTTCAAGGACAAGGAGCTGGGTCTGCGGATCAAACACCTGCTGCACATGCCCGGCGAGGAGTTCTTCTCCAACTATCTCCGCCTCGGCCTGCCGGTGCTGGTCAGTGACGGCCTGCTGGGTCTGGGCGGCAACATCGTCAGCATCATCCTCGGCCACATGGGTGCCGCGGTGGTGGCCGCAAACGCCATCTGTCAGGTCATCGACCGCCTGTTCACCGTGGTGATCCAAGGCATCTCCAACGCGTCCAGCATCGTTACCGGCCATACGCTGGGCGAAGGCTCCCGCGAGAAGGCCATGCAGCAGGGGTATACGTTCTATGTACTGAGCATCTTCTTCGGCCTGATCGCCGCCGTGATGGTGTTGGCCTGCGGCCCGCTGACCATCGCCATGTACACCCTGAACGACGAGACCATCCTTATGACCGAAGAGATGATGGGTGCCTACGCGGTGATCGTCTTCTTCCAGTGCATCCAGTCCGTCATGACCAAAGGCGTCCTGCGCGGCGGCGGCGATACCAAGTTCCTGATGAAGGCCGACATCCTGTTCATGTGGCTGGTGTCCATCCAGCTGGGCGGCGTGGGCGGCCTGCTGCTGGGCTGGCCTGCTTGGCTGACCATCCTCGCCCTGCGCGTGGATTATGTGATCAAGTCGGTGTGGTGCATCAGCCGCCTCAAGAGCGGAAAGTGGATCCACACCGCCGACGGCATCGCGGAAGAAGAGCCGGAAAAAGTGACCGGCTGA
- a CDS encoding mannonate dehydratase, which yields MSLRPQIPVRTSESDATLSFIRQMGVENVSLMLKPDEINREVLQQQKEKLARFGMTISDAACNELQKNKSIHLNLPDRDFQIERFNNMLRVLGEEKIPFTSIAWQPNGILRTDHRVGQHTRGGNSAFCDQAEILARPNAESRAYTEEEIWENFAYFMEKVVPVAEETGVRMALHPNDPPLACMAGIPSLIYNMECYRKAFKAAGGSKALGIKLCVGCWLEGGSDFGDLMSDIKELCDDDRILCVHFRNVDSPLPVFEEVLAEDGYADMYAIMKQLVACDCNAVISIDHGFKPIEGFGGIPGSFCYPTGFMKGLIYAAEKELGKR from the coding sequence ATGTCTTTGCGTCCCCAGATCCCCGTCCGCACCAGCGAGAGCGATGCCACGCTCTCCTTCATCCGTCAGATGGGCGTGGAAAACGTCAGCCTGATGCTCAAGCCCGATGAGATCAACCGGGAAGTCCTGCAGCAGCAAAAGGAAAAGCTGGCCCGCTTCGGCATGACCATTTCGGATGCGGCCTGCAATGAGCTGCAGAAAAATAAGAGCATCCACCTCAACCTGCCCGACCGCGATTTCCAGATCGAGCGGTTCAACAACATGCTCCGGGTGCTGGGCGAGGAGAAGATCCCCTTCACCTCCATTGCATGGCAGCCCAACGGCATCCTGCGCACCGACCACCGGGTCGGCCAGCACACACGCGGCGGCAACAGCGCGTTCTGCGACCAAGCCGAGATCCTTGCCCGCCCCAACGCCGAAAGCCGAGCCTACACGGAGGAGGAGATCTGGGAAAACTTCGCCTACTTCATGGAAAAGGTCGTCCCCGTGGCCGAGGAGACCGGTGTCCGGATGGCGCTGCACCCCAACGACCCGCCGCTGGCCTGCATGGCAGGCATCCCCAGCCTGATCTATAATATGGAGTGCTACCGCAAGGCCTTCAAGGCAGCAGGCGGCAGCAAGGCGCTGGGCATCAAGCTCTGCGTGGGCTGCTGGCTGGAAGGCGGCAGCGACTTCGGCGACCTGATGTCGGACATCAAGGAGCTGTGCGACGACGACCGGATCCTCTGTGTCCACTTCCGCAATGTGGACAGCCCCCTGCCGGTGTTTGAGGAAGTGCTGGCCGAGGACGGCTACGCCGATATGTACGCCATCATGAAGCAGTTGGTGGCCTGTGACTGCAACGCCGTTATCTCCATCGACCACGGTTTCAAACCCATTGAGGGCTTTGGCGGGATTCCCGGTTCCTTCTGCTACCCCACCGGTTTCATGAAGGGTCTGATCTATGCCGCCGAAAAAGAGCTTGGCAAGCGCTGA
- a CDS encoding SLC13 family permease, which produces MELYIVLAIMAFMIVGFLLNKWPFGLTTMTCCVLLALTGVFTIPEAFAGFCNKTLILLVGMFGMVSAFQKTSVVDKIQAQMLRLKGKSGMALVIGLYVVVIGLACFMPTTANMVVMLMFLVGLGDSGEVTPTRMTIPLLAMIAIWGSKLPIGMGAASHLNLNARYEGMLPEGSEGMLLDLMTRFKVMILPCIILTVYCLFAWKWLPNKKFDSSKLEGKGGKKKEKTPLPKWQENLILGLFLVVMISLFFSKQLGDYMYLIPVTCLLIITFSGCMSVKETINAITIDAVWMIAGVLVIADALGKSGAGDVIGNAILKILGGNPSGLFVMFVFAVVTVVMTTFMSNSATSNVLIPVAASVAIAAGWDPRGLVLIVSFCSGIAIAFPSGSPACGIAYASTSYKLSETFKFTLPFIVLAVISIVLSANFFCPIYG; this is translated from the coding sequence ATGGAACTTTATATTGTGCTTGCGATCATGGCGTTCATGATCGTCGGCTTCCTCCTGAACAAGTGGCCATTCGGTCTGACCACCATGACCTGCTGCGTCCTGCTGGCCCTGACCGGGGTATTCACCATCCCGGAAGCCTTTGCAGGCTTCTGCAACAAGACCCTGATCCTGCTGGTCGGTATGTTCGGCATGGTCTCTGCATTCCAGAAGACCAGCGTCGTGGATAAGATTCAGGCTCAGATGCTCCGCCTGAAGGGCAAGAGCGGCATGGCGCTGGTCATCGGCCTGTACGTCGTGGTCATCGGTCTGGCCTGCTTCATGCCCACCACCGCCAACATGGTCGTCATGCTGATGTTCCTTGTCGGTCTGGGCGATTCCGGCGAAGTCACCCCCACCCGTATGACCATCCCTCTGCTGGCCATGATCGCCATCTGGGGTTCCAAGCTGCCCATCGGCATGGGCGCTGCCAGCCACCTGAACCTGAATGCCCGTTACGAAGGCATGCTGCCCGAAGGCTCTGAGGGCATGCTGCTGGACCTGATGACCCGCTTCAAGGTCATGATCCTGCCCTGCATCATCCTGACGGTCTACTGCCTCTTCGCTTGGAAGTGGCTGCCCAACAAGAAGTTTGACTCCTCCAAGCTGGAAGGCAAGGGCGGCAAGAAGAAGGAAAAGACCCCGCTGCCCAAATGGCAGGAGAACCTGATCCTCGGCCTGTTCCTCGTTGTCATGATCTCCCTGTTCTTCAGCAAGCAGCTGGGTGATTATATGTATCTGATCCCCGTCACCTGCCTGCTCATCATCACCTTCTCCGGCTGCATGTCCGTGAAGGAGACCATCAACGCCATCACCATCGACGCCGTCTGGATGATCGCCGGTGTTCTGGTCATTGCCGACGCTCTGGGCAAATCCGGTGCCGGTGACGTCATCGGCAACGCCATCCTGAAGATTCTGGGCGGCAACCCCAGCGGCCTGTTCGTCATGTTCGTGTTCGCAGTCGTTACGGTCGTGATGACCACCTTCATGTCCAACTCCGCGACCTCCAATGTCCTGATCCCCGTGGCAGCTTCCGTTGCCATTGCAGCCGGTTGGGATCCCCGCGGTCTGGTGCTGATCGTTTCCTTCTGCTCTGGCATCGCCATCGCATTCCCCTCTGGCTCGCCTGCCTGCGGCATCGCCTATGCCTCGACCAGCTATAAGCTCAGCGAGACCTTCAAGTTTACGCTGCCCTTCATCGTGCTGGCCGTCATCAGTATCGTGCTCAGTGCAAACTTCTTCTGCCCCATTTACGGCTGA